From one Dyella sp. 2HG41-7 genomic stretch:
- a CDS encoding Hsp33 family molecular chaperone HslO produces the protein METVLVEDVLHRFLLERAGVRGVIVRLGPAWREVAGRAEYPEPLRDLLGEALAASALLTGNIKFDGSLSIELKSAGALRLLFAECSDSGRLRGLARWNAALPDPLHLSELPEAIMAITIGQADRGQRYQGLIDLGHPDLAGALENYFLQSEQLPARLVLAADGQHAVGLMLQKLPGEGGHDAAEDEDAWTRIEHLTATLGREELLSTAPEDLLYRLYHEETVRLFEPRPLAFGCSCSRERVEAMLRTLGREEIEATLEAQHGLIEVTCEFCARTYSFDRVDAQHVLSGGVAASPTVQ, from the coding sequence GTGGAAACCGTGCTTGTTGAAGATGTGCTCCACCGTTTTCTGCTTGAACGCGCCGGCGTCCGGGGCGTCATCGTGCGGTTGGGACCGGCCTGGCGCGAGGTCGCCGGGCGCGCCGAATATCCGGAACCGCTGCGGGATCTGCTTGGCGAGGCGCTGGCCGCCAGCGCGCTGCTGACCGGCAACATCAAATTCGACGGTTCCTTGTCGATCGAGCTCAAGAGCGCCGGCGCTCTGCGTTTGCTGTTCGCCGAATGCAGCGATAGCGGCCGTCTGCGCGGCCTTGCGCGCTGGAATGCGGCGCTGCCCGATCCCTTGCATCTGAGCGAACTGCCGGAAGCGATCATGGCCATCACCATCGGCCAAGCCGATCGCGGCCAGCGATATCAGGGCCTGATCGATCTGGGGCATCCCGATTTGGCCGGTGCGCTGGAGAATTATTTTCTGCAGTCCGAACAATTGCCCGCGCGTTTGGTGCTCGCCGCCGACGGTCAGCATGCGGTTGGGCTGATGCTGCAGAAGTTGCCGGGCGAAGGCGGTCACGATGCCGCGGAAGATGAAGATGCGTGGACACGCATCGAACATCTCACTGCGACTTTGGGTCGCGAGGAACTGCTCAGCACGGCGCCGGAAGACTTGCTCTATCGCCTCTATCACGAAGAAACCGTGCGTTTGTTCGAGCCGCGTCCGCTGGCCTTCGGCTGCAGCTGCTCGCGCGAGCGGGTGGAAGCGATGTTGCGTACGCTTGGCCGCGAAGAAATCGAAGCAACGCTGGAAGCGCAGCACGGCCTGATCGAAGTGACGTGCGAATTTTGCGCGCGCACGTATTCGTTCGATCGCGTCGATGCGCAGCATGTGTTGAGTGGCGGCGTCGCCGCGTCGCCGACGGTGCAGTAA
- the mtgA gene encoding monofunctional biosynthetic peptidoglycan transglycosylase: MPHLPPFRRLLRYLGIMILSWLALSWFVVLVLRFVPPWTSAVIMERHVDALIHGEKDFQLRHHWVPWSRISPWAPIAMVAGEDQKFPFHHGFDFGSIETAIDAADDGKRLRGASTISQQTAKNLFLWNGRSFVRKGLEAYFTVLLEITWPKQRILEVYLNIAQFGDGVYGVGAASETFFRESPAQLSPAQAARLAAVLPNPDRFHVERPSGYVMERAAWIEQQMSQLGGPGYLQSRQPPRDVRTSRRR, translated from the coding sequence ATGCCGCATCTTCCGCCTTTCCGCCGTCTGCTGCGTTATCTCGGCATCATGATCCTGTCATGGCTGGCCTTGAGCTGGTTCGTGGTGCTGGTCTTGCGTTTCGTGCCGCCCTGGACGTCGGCGGTGATCATGGAACGGCATGTGGATGCGCTGATTCACGGCGAAAAAGATTTCCAGCTGCGTCATCACTGGGTGCCTTGGTCGCGGATTTCGCCGTGGGCGCCGATCGCCATGGTGGCCGGCGAGGACCAGAAATTCCCGTTCCACCACGGCTTCGATTTCGGCTCCATCGAGACGGCGATCGATGCGGCCGACGACGGCAAACGTCTGCGCGGCGCCAGCACGATCAGTCAGCAAACGGCGAAGAATCTGTTTTTGTGGAACGGCCGTAGTTTCGTGCGCAAAGGGCTGGAAGCGTATTTCACGGTGTTGCTGGAAATCACATGGCCCAAGCAGCGCATCCTTGAGGTGTACCTCAACATCGCGCAATTCGGCGATGGCGTTTACGGCGTTGGCGCGGCGAGCGAAACGTTCTTCCGCGAGTCGCCGGCGCAGCTGAGCCCCGCACAGGCCGCGCGACTGGCCGCGGTGCTACCCAACCCGGACCGCTTTCATGTGGAACGCCCCAGCGGCTACGTGATGGAGCGAGCCGCGTGGATCGAGCAGCAAATGAGCCAGCTCGGCGGCCCGGGCTACCTGCAAAGCCGACAGCCCCCACGCGATGTTCGAACGTCGCGACGGCGCTGA